From Pempheris klunzingeri isolate RE-2024b chromosome 16, fPemKlu1.hap1, whole genome shotgun sequence, a single genomic window includes:
- the grna.2 gene encoding granulin 2 produces the protein MLKMTLWLLVGVLVWGFASCYNTCPDGNVCSDFSTCCKTERGYSCCPYPNAACCADLAHCCPSGFRCNLVTQMCEKKYQPWMNIPMVKKEAPEEPSTPVLPLSPLQELENNHVPDQQKSSVIHCDSYYTCPDRTTCCRHPKGAWFCCLYYPGRCCLDGYHCCPYGYDCDYTYTHCVRQGLTYPFTPKRALSSVPASLIATSEVKSILQETPMTALTEASGGIHEAGVIRCDSKFFCSQGMTCCKGPKGQWSCCAYPLGQCCMDGQHCCQYGYSCDPTSLSCRRWYSEIPSGSQEQAKAN, from the exons atgttgaagatGACTCTGTGGTTGTTGGTGGGAGTGCTTGTGTGGGGCTTTGCTTCCTGCTACAACACATGTCCTGACGGAAATGTGTGCTCTGATTTCTCCACCTGCTGTAAGACTGAGCGCGGATATAGCTGCTGTCCATATCCAAAT GCTGCGTGTTGCGCTGACTTGGCCCACTGCTGCCCTTCAGGGTTTCGTTGTAACCTTGTCACCCAGATGTGTGAGAAAAAATATCAGCCGTGGATGAACATACCCATGGTGAAGAAGGAGGCTCCAGAGGAACCAAGCACTCCTGTTCTGCCTCTGTCTCCCCTTCAGGAGCTTGAAAACAACCATGTCCCAGACCAACAAAAGAGCTCAGTCATCCATTGTGACAGCTATTACACCTGTCCTGATCGCACTACCTGCTGCAGACACCCAAAAGGCGCCTGGTTCTGCTGCCTGTACTATCCC GGCAGGTGCTGTCTGGATGGCTACCACTGTTGTCCGTATGGCTACGACTGTGactacacttacacacactgtgtgaGACAAGGCCTGACATATCCCTTCACTCCCAAACGCGCTCTGTCTTCAGTCCCTGCCTCTCTTATTGCTACTTCAGAGGTCAAAAGTATCCTGCAAGAG ACACCAATGACAGCTCTAACAGAAGCCAGTGGTGGAATCCATGAGGCCGGAGTCATTCGCTGTGATTCCAAGTTTTTCTGCTCACAAGGGATGACTTGCTGCAAAGGACCCAAAggccagtggagctgctgtgccTACCCACTG GGCCAGTGTTGTATGGATGGTCAGCACTGCTGCCAGTATGGATATAGCTGCGACCCCACCTCCCTGTCGTGCAGAAGATGGTACTCTGAGATCCCCTCAGGTTCACAGGAACAAGCCAAAGCAAACTGA